A genomic region of Venturia canescens isolate UGA chromosome 7, ASM1945775v1, whole genome shotgun sequence contains the following coding sequences:
- the LOC122412944 gene encoding facilitated trehalose transporter Tret1-like: MITKWLAVTVQLSLCATRTSKFPTKFSFFYSPAVAHRWHIISKMFFSIEKLPYWPQWLVALIMSLAVLVTGMGNGWTSPYLAQLTAPDATLALKLTATEASWIASILSLGRSIGSVGGAISQGCIGRKKTILGGAVPLALGWTFLMLATSVPWLYAGRLLIGTASGIVWSGLALFIGEIADPKIRGSLIFLNLNVTAIGAFLGNAIGPNMPMEHFAGVSLALTAVFAVAFALVPESPYHHILKGNTRKAEESLRWYNRRENVKAEISELQDFVGSTKVSVADRLAEFNKPVNRKNLATMMCLSIFLYGAGHNTMSYYAEIIVAKSKIGLTPSVVVMSLSFCSIIAAATATIIVDKLNRRTLLFASSIGASIAMISLGVHFHLMSSVYSASSYAWLPIFSLILYNFSLAWGLVPVPCALISEIFPPIIKTTASMSLSATAALISFTTARSFQPFLDLVGEKYVFWTFSLSSLSSALFTWIFVPETRGKSLIQIQKDMSKSKVHEVENINQKKFNDITHNA; the protein is encoded by the exons atgaTTACGAAATGGCTTGCAGTCACAGTTCAGCTCTCGTTATGTGCAACACGAACGTCaaaatttccaacgaaattttcattcttttattCGCCCGCGGTGGCTCATCGATGGCATATAATATCTAagatgtttttttccatcgagaaATTGCCGTATTGGCCACAGTGGCTCGTCGCTCTAATCA tgAGTCTCGCGGTACTGGTGACCGGCATGGGAAACGGCTGGACGTCGCCGTACTTGGCCCAGCTGACCGCGCCCGACGCGACATTGGCCCTCAAACTGACAGCTACGGAAGCCTCGTGGATCGCGTCGATTCTCAGCCTCGGCAGATCGATCGGCTCCGTCGGCGGAGCGATATCTCAAG GTTGCATcggtcgaaaaaaaacgattctggGGGGTGCTGTGCCGCTGGCTCTCGGTTGGACGTTCCTAATGCTAGCGACGAGCGTTCCGTGGCTCTACGCCGGGCGTTTGTTGATCGGTACGGCATCTGGAATCGTTTGGTCCGGCCTGGCGCTCTTCATCGGCGAGATCGCCGACCCGAAGATACGCGGATCTCTG ATATTTTTGAACCTAAACGTGACGGCGATCGGGGCGTTTTTGGGAAACGCGATCGGGCCGAACATGCCGATGGAGCATTTCGCGGGCGTGAGCTTAGCCCTGACGGCGGTGTTCGCGGTGGCGTTCGCACTCGTGCCGGAGTCCCCGTACCACCACATTTTGAAGGGGAATACGAGGAAGGCCGAGGAATCGTTGCGGTGGTACAATCGGCGAGAGAACGTAAAAGCGGAGATAAGCGAGTTGCAGGATTTCGTGGGCTCGACGAAGGTCAGCGTGGCCGACAGACTGGCCGAATTTAATAAGCCGGTAAATCGTAAAAATCTAGCGACGATGATGTGTCTGAGTATTTTTTTGTACGGTGCTGGACACAACACGATGAGCTATTACGCCGAAATAATAGTGGCCAAAAGTAAAATCGGTTTGACCCCGAGCGTCGTCGTAATGTCGCTGAGCTTCTGCTCGATCATCGCCGCGGCAACCGCGACGATAATCGTCGATAAATTGAACCGGCGAACTTTGCTATTCGCGTCGAGCATCGGTGCCTCGATCGCAATGATTTCCCTCGGGGTTCATTTTCACTTAATGTCAAGCGTTTATTCGGCGAGCTCGTACGCGTGGCTCCCCATCTTTTCACTCATATTGTACAACTTCAGCCTGGCGTGGGGCCTCGTGCCAGTTCCTTGCGCTCTTATCAGCGAAATATTTCCACCCATTATAAAGACGACGGCCTCGATGAGCCTAAGCGCTACAGCCGCTCTCATATCTTTCACTACGGCCAGGAGTTTTCAACCTTTTCTCGATCTCGTCGGTGAAAAATACGTCTTTTGGACTTTTTCTCTGAGCTCACTTTCCTCCGCTCTTTTCACGTGGATCTTCGTTCCCGAAACCAGAGGCAAATCCctcattcaaattcaaaaagacATGTCCAAGAGCAAAGTTCACGAAGTCGAGAATATCAACCAAAAGAAATTCAACGATATTACCCACAACGCTTAG